One genomic window of Polyangium aurulentum includes the following:
- a CDS encoding DUF2169 family type VI secretion system accessory protein produces the protein MQGDDDDDVSFDDETTLMPGRAPAAPKPPAAPTPEAAPAPAPIADEPTEEWEDQTSLLAPEAQARLMRAPALPFQPATPAPAQAAEEAEEEAWDDRTAFLTPAAQTQLQRAPALPFQPASGPAPLPSAPAPSSAPAPAREDTWNDSTEILWNDRTEILSSDAQSRAQRTDALPFAPTQLVAPAVARAWPPPEEPAPAPAEVPPAARFFHQVRREEELGAQDPPAEAPRREPAPPRHTDGIPILHDTPFAIATLRWLFQGRREMRSVIVKATCDLVPGEAARLREEAELPQGDVHRDDDPAKSLVYASDFVPQKPRVDVTLVGHAHARGGSAEVAVVRLRFGDPVAGGFERRVAVFGERRSERVLGAGAAGKPQPWTSVPLVYERAFGGPDFPDNPVGMGRDGKAAPQLEDPDRLIKTARDVASPACFAPISPRWPARAGKLGTFDARWLAERWPSLPADFDWAHWQAAPKVQQIASARGDEAFALAGVHPQLEVIEGRLPGVRPRVFADREGMLVEVDLRLDTVAFDANAMKVDLVFRGAIEVSDEEASEVAALFVTMEPLAGPATTLAEVDARYQARRAALEPVTGEPAAPAANDAAPDRFAPRQEAIQADLAAAGVASLGPEAARESADKPVERAAPPEADERRREVLARMATGATLAGLDLAEADLSGLDLSGQTLVRANLRGALLRGAKLEGADLSEAQLSESVLSEARAAGVTLARADLTGADLTGADLTGAAFEEADLSGARCAGAIFRGARGARARFAGSVVSRAVFDRAELSGADFTGAALDGARFEGAVMREVRLYDASGEGVVFDDADLEGARADALRLSGATLARLVAPRSVWDGATLPDARFVGARMPGASFARAACERASFDGADLRNANLRKARLAAASFEAADLMQASLESADLTGAVLRGANLYGAETWKAKIDKAELARAMVGKTKLEGRQS, from the coding sequence ATGCAAGGCGACGATGACGATGACGTCTCATTCGACGACGAGACGACCCTGATGCCGGGCCGCGCCCCCGCGGCGCCGAAGCCGCCCGCGGCGCCCACCCCCGAGGCCGCGCCCGCGCCCGCGCCCATCGCGGACGAGCCCACCGAGGAATGGGAGGATCAAACCTCCCTGCTCGCGCCCGAGGCCCAGGCGCGCCTGATGCGCGCGCCGGCGCTGCCTTTTCAGCCCGCGACGCCCGCGCCCGCGCAGGCCGCAGAGGAGGCGGAAGAGGAGGCGTGGGACGATCGCACCGCGTTTCTCACCCCCGCCGCGCAGACGCAACTGCAGCGCGCCCCGGCGCTTCCCTTTCAGCCCGCCTCGGGGCCGGCGCCTCTGCCCTCCGCGCCCGCGCCCTCGTCCGCGCCCGCGCCTGCACGCGAAGACACCTGGAACGACAGCACCGAGATCCTCTGGAACGACCGCACCGAGATCCTCTCGTCCGACGCGCAGTCGCGCGCGCAGCGGACCGACGCGCTGCCCTTCGCGCCCACCCAACTCGTCGCCCCCGCGGTCGCGCGCGCGTGGCCGCCGCCGGAAGAGCCTGCGCCCGCGCCCGCCGAAGTGCCCCCGGCCGCGCGGTTCTTCCATCAGGTCCGCCGCGAAGAGGAGCTCGGCGCGCAGGACCCGCCCGCGGAGGCGCCTCGACGCGAGCCCGCCCCGCCGCGCCACACCGACGGCATCCCGATCCTCCATGACACCCCCTTCGCGATCGCCACCTTGCGATGGCTCTTCCAGGGCCGCCGCGAGATGCGCTCGGTGATCGTCAAGGCGACGTGCGACCTCGTGCCCGGCGAGGCCGCGCGGCTGCGCGAGGAGGCCGAGCTCCCCCAGGGCGACGTCCACCGCGACGACGACCCCGCGAAGAGCCTGGTGTATGCGAGCGACTTCGTCCCTCAAAAACCGCGGGTCGACGTCACCCTGGTGGGCCACGCGCACGCGCGGGGCGGCTCGGCCGAGGTCGCCGTCGTGCGCCTGCGCTTCGGCGATCCGGTGGCGGGCGGCTTCGAGCGCCGCGTCGCGGTCTTCGGCGAGCGCCGCTCGGAGCGGGTGCTGGGCGCCGGGGCCGCGGGCAAACCACAGCCGTGGACGAGCGTCCCCCTGGTCTACGAGCGCGCGTTCGGCGGCCCCGATTTCCCCGACAACCCCGTCGGCATGGGGCGCGACGGCAAGGCCGCCCCGCAGCTCGAGGATCCGGACAGGTTGATCAAGACCGCGCGCGACGTGGCCTCGCCCGCTTGCTTCGCGCCGATCTCGCCCCGCTGGCCTGCGCGCGCGGGCAAGCTCGGCACCTTCGACGCGCGCTGGCTCGCGGAGCGCTGGCCCTCGCTGCCCGCGGATTTCGACTGGGCCCACTGGCAGGCGGCGCCGAAGGTGCAGCAGATCGCGTCGGCGCGCGGCGACGAGGCCTTCGCGCTCGCGGGCGTGCACCCCCAGCTCGAGGTGATCGAGGGGCGGCTGCCCGGCGTGCGGCCGCGCGTATTCGCCGATCGCGAGGGGATGCTCGTCGAGGTCGACCTCCGCCTCGACACGGTCGCGTTCGACGCCAACGCGATGAAGGTCGACCTCGTCTTCCGAGGCGCCATCGAGGTGAGCGACGAGGAGGCGTCCGAGGTGGCCGCGCTGTTTGTCACCATGGAACCCCTCGCCGGGCCGGCGACGACCCTCGCCGAGGTGGACGCGCGCTACCAGGCGCGCCGCGCCGCGCTCGAGCCCGTCACCGGCGAGCCGGCGGCGCCTGCCGCGAACGACGCGGCGCCCGACCGATTCGCGCCGCGGCAGGAGGCCATCCAGGCAGACCTCGCGGCCGCCGGGGTCGCGTCGCTCGGCCCGGAGGCGGCGCGCGAGAGCGCGGACAAACCCGTCGAGCGCGCAGCCCCGCCCGAGGCGGACGAGCGGCGGCGCGAGGTCCTCGCCAGGATGGCCACGGGCGCGACGCTCGCGGGCCTCGACCTCGCCGAGGCGGACCTGTCCGGGCTCGACCTTTCGGGACAGACCCTCGTCCGCGCCAACCTGCGCGGCGCCCTGCTGCGCGGCGCGAAGCTCGAGGGCGCGGATCTGTCGGAGGCGCAGCTCTCGGAATCGGTGCTCAGCGAGGCGCGCGCGGCGGGCGTCACGCTGGCGCGCGCGGACCTCACGGGCGCCGACCTCACGGGCGCCGACCTCACGGGCGCGGCGTTCGAGGAGGCCGATCTGTCCGGCGCGCGCTGCGCCGGCGCGATCTTCCGCGGAGCTCGCGGCGCCCGCGCGCGCTTCGCGGGCAGCGTCGTGAGCCGGGCGGTGTTCGATCGCGCCGAGCTGTCGGGGGCCGATTTCACGGGCGCGGCGCTCGACGGGGCGCGCTTCGAGGGCGCCGTGATGCGCGAGGTGCGGCTCTACGACGCGTCCGGCGAGGGCGTGGTCTTCGACGACGCCGACCTCGAGGGCGCGCGCGCGGACGCGCTGCGGCTCTCGGGCGCGACGCTCGCGCGGCTCGTGGCCCCCCGCTCGGTGTGGGATGGCGCCACGCTGCCCGACGCGCGGTTCGTCGGGGCTCGCATGCCTGGGGCGAGCTTCGCGCGCGCCGCCTGCGAGCGGGCGAGCTTCGACGGCGCGGATCTCCGCAACGCCAACCTCCGCAAGGCGCGCCTCGCCGCGGCCTCGTTCGAGGCGGCGGACCTCATGCAGGCCTCGCTGGAGAGCGCGGATCTCACGGGCGCCGTGCTGCGGGGGGCGAACCTCTACGGCGCCGAGACCTGGAAGGCGAAGATCGACAAGGCCGAGCTCGCGCGCGCGATGGTCGGCAAGACGAAGCTCGAAGGACGGCAGTCATGA
- a CDS encoding serine/threonine-protein kinase translates to MEAGQSAPKGLLLGRYRAFDEIAAGGMATVHLGRLVGDEGFARTVAIKRLHPWHAKVPDVVAMFTDEARIAARIRHPNVVTTLDVISHGGEVFLVMEYVHGEPLSRLIVASSKRKQKIPPKIVAAILSGALYGLHAAHEAKDARGRPLGLVHRDVSPQNVLVGADGVARVLDFGIARAAGRAHNTGDGTLKGKLAYMSPEQLRGDPLDRRSDVFAAGVVLWEALTCRRLFAGASDDLALKRLLETDVEPPSKRAPDLPGAFDEVALRALRRDPAARFPTALEMAAALEACGAIATPLEVSAWVEDLSRETLTERMRLIEAIEEDERRTSLPPAPGTAGPMAAATETAGSAARAPGEQVHVEPSPAAELDDEPTAKADRDGARGGGPVSAASSALPAVAPVAVPSHRVEATIKMHTSALLAVPAPPPPEAAYDMGTTAPLAERAQDSSRAPQFGPAGADAFTAATDLRRTAARTIPLPPPEAIAAYRAAQSEVTTMRSIVPPARTHHAPAPSRRVGLVVGIASLVVAVGVVALLVLRDGAQTDAAPAAPPTVAPLAVESAAPAESAAPAESPPPAPPPADPAPREAAPAEGAPSATGKAPPSTHRPAQPSRTPPKDGCNPPFFIDAAGHKRYKRNCL, encoded by the coding sequence ATGGAAGCCGGACAGAGCGCTCCCAAGGGGCTCTTGCTCGGTCGCTACCGCGCTTTCGACGAGATCGCCGCGGGCGGGATGGCGACCGTGCACCTCGGTCGCCTCGTGGGCGACGAGGGGTTCGCGCGCACGGTGGCGATCAAGCGGCTCCATCCCTGGCACGCCAAGGTCCCGGACGTCGTCGCGATGTTCACCGACGAGGCGCGCATCGCCGCGCGCATCCGGCACCCCAACGTGGTCACCACGCTCGACGTGATCTCGCACGGCGGCGAGGTCTTCCTCGTGATGGAGTACGTGCACGGCGAGCCGCTCTCGCGCCTCATCGTCGCCTCGAGCAAGCGCAAGCAGAAGATCCCGCCGAAGATCGTGGCCGCGATCCTCTCCGGCGCGCTCTACGGGCTGCACGCGGCGCACGAGGCCAAGGACGCGCGGGGCAGGCCGCTCGGGCTCGTGCACCGCGACGTCTCGCCGCAGAACGTGCTCGTCGGCGCCGACGGCGTCGCGCGCGTGCTCGACTTCGGCATCGCCCGCGCCGCCGGCCGCGCCCACAACACGGGCGACGGCACGCTGAAGGGGAAACTCGCGTACATGTCGCCCGAGCAGCTCCGCGGCGACCCGCTCGATCGGCGCTCCGACGTGTTCGCCGCGGGCGTCGTGCTGTGGGAGGCGCTCACCTGCCGCCGCCTGTTCGCGGGCGCCTCCGACGACCTCGCCCTCAAGCGCCTCCTCGAGACGGACGTGGAGCCGCCGAGCAAGCGCGCGCCGGATCTGCCCGGGGCCTTCGACGAGGTCGCCCTGCGCGCGCTGCGCCGCGATCCCGCCGCGCGGTTCCCCACCGCGCTCGAGATGGCCGCGGCGCTCGAGGCATGCGGGGCGATCGCGACGCCGCTCGAGGTGAGCGCGTGGGTCGAGGACCTCTCGCGCGAGACGCTCACCGAGCGCATGCGACTCATCGAGGCGATCGAGGAGGACGAGCGTCGGACGTCGCTGCCGCCAGCGCCGGGCACGGCAGGCCCGATGGCGGCGGCCACCGAGACGGCTGGCAGCGCGGCGCGAGCGCCCGGGGAGCAGGTGCACGTCGAGCCGAGCCCTGCGGCCGAGCTGGACGACGAGCCCACCGCGAAGGCGGACCGCGACGGCGCGAGAGGCGGGGGCCCGGTCTCCGCCGCGTCCTCGGCCCTGCCAGCAGTGGCCCCCGTCGCGGTGCCGTCGCACCGCGTGGAGGCCACGATCAAGATGCACACCTCGGCGCTGCTCGCCGTTCCCGCGCCGCCGCCTCCGGAGGCCGCGTACGACATGGGCACCACGGCGCCGCTCGCCGAGCGTGCGCAGGACTCCTCGCGCGCGCCGCAGTTCGGTCCGGCGGGCGCGGACGCCTTCACCGCCGCGACGGACCTCCGGCGCACGGCCGCGCGCACCATCCCCCTGCCGCCGCCCGAGGCCATCGCGGCGTACCGGGCCGCGCAGTCCGAGGTCACCACGATGAGGTCGATCGTGCCTCCTGCAAGGACGCACCACGCGCCTGCGCCGTCGCGACGCGTGGGCCTCGTCGTCGGGATCGCCTCGCTGGTGGTGGCGGTCGGCGTCGTGGCCCTGCTCGTCCTGCGGGACGGCGCGCAGACCGACGCCGCGCCCGCCGCGCCGCCCACGGTCGCCCCGCTCGCCGTCGAGAGCGCCGCACCGGCCGAGAGCGCGGCGCCCGCCGAGAGCCCCCCGCCAGCCCCGCCGCCCGCGGATCCGGCGCCGCGCGAGGCTGCCCCCGCGGAGGGAGCGCCCAGCGCGACCGGCAAGGCGCCGCCTTCCACCCACCGACCCGCGCAGCCGAGCCGCACGCCCCCGAAGGACGGCTGCAATCCGCCCTTCTTCATCGACGCGGCCGGGCACAAGCGATACAAGCGCAACTGCCTCTGA
- a CDS encoding SgcJ/EcaC family oxidoreductase has protein sequence MNAFARSSAVMALFLSCCVASPDHAEEARGQPQNEASLRKLVAEQTEAWNRHDAAAWSKDFAPDAEFINIVGTVFSGREEIEKRHAAVFASVFKESRTEVTVRKIRLVPPNVAVVDTDHVVTGYTGLPPGVQATEPGVLRTRMRYVVKQTDGTWSIVAGQNTDMKPMPAPPSQPVPAPTGH, from the coding sequence ATGAACGCGTTCGCGCGAAGCTCGGCCGTCATGGCCTTGTTCCTGTCGTGCTGTGTTGCCTCGCCAGACCACGCAGAGGAGGCCCGGGGCCAGCCCCAGAACGAGGCGAGCCTGCGCAAGCTCGTCGCCGAGCAGACCGAGGCCTGGAACCGCCACGACGCGGCGGCGTGGAGCAAGGACTTCGCTCCGGACGCCGAGTTCATCAACATCGTGGGGACGGTCTTCAGCGGTCGTGAGGAGATCGAGAAGCGGCACGCGGCCGTCTTCGCCAGCGTCTTCAAGGAGAGCCGGACGGAGGTGACGGTGAGGAAAATTCGCCTCGTTCCCCCCAACGTGGCCGTGGTGGATACCGACCACGTGGTTACGGGGTACACAGGGCTACCCCCGGGGGTGCAGGCCACCGAGCCGGGCGTGCTGCGTACCCGAATGCGTTACGTGGTGAAACAAACGGACGGCACGTGGTCGATTGTCGCTGGCCAGAACACGGACATGAAGCCAATGCCGGCCCCGCCATCGCAGCCGGTCCCCGCCCCCACCGGCCACTGA
- a CDS encoding sigma 54-interacting transcriptional regulator, producing MSSEDDEIFDDQVQTQLSRRPGNIPTGFALAVVAGPSQGQRFTIAPHLPSRVFVGQSQTCDLSLDDRQVSRRHAAFELIGDRLRVTDLGSTNGTLVQGVTIMEALLSGGETVSLGATQILVERLAGEQPLRLPTAVRFGRTVGASPEMRALYPLCERLAASNVPVLIEGETGTGKEVLAESIHEMGPRKNGPFVVFDCTAVPPNLVESALFGHERGSFTGATEARRGVFEEAHGGTLLLDEIGDLELPLQAKLLRALERSEVQRVGSNRWVRVDVRILAATRRDLDHEIQAGRFRDDLFYRLAVARIELPPLRRRAGDVLILAQHFWRHLAGKDAPFPAEFARRIEDYAFPGNVRELHNAVARRVALGEVAPVETRRPGAPASGVAPPSGGDFIDDTLALDLPLPRARERVVEEFERRYVQRVLAQHNGNVSAAAAASGIARRYFQIIKSRTKPSEPGAPA from the coding sequence ATGAGCTCCGAGGACGACGAAATCTTCGACGACCAGGTGCAGACGCAGCTCTCCCGGCGACCCGGCAACATCCCCACGGGCTTCGCGCTCGCGGTCGTGGCCGGCCCGAGCCAGGGGCAGCGCTTCACCATCGCCCCCCATCTCCCTTCGCGCGTGTTCGTCGGCCAGAGCCAGACGTGCGATCTGAGCCTCGACGATCGGCAGGTCTCGCGCCGCCACGCTGCGTTCGAGCTCATCGGCGACCGGCTGCGCGTGACCGACCTCGGCTCCACCAACGGCACCCTCGTGCAGGGCGTCACGATCATGGAAGCCCTGCTCTCCGGCGGGGAGACGGTGTCGCTCGGCGCGACGCAGATCCTCGTCGAGCGGCTCGCGGGCGAGCAGCCGCTGCGCCTGCCTACCGCGGTGCGCTTCGGCCGCACGGTCGGCGCGAGCCCCGAGATGCGCGCGCTCTACCCGCTGTGCGAGCGCCTCGCGGCCTCGAACGTCCCCGTGCTCATCGAGGGCGAGACCGGCACCGGCAAGGAGGTGCTCGCCGAGTCGATCCACGAGATGGGCCCCCGCAAGAACGGCCCGTTCGTGGTCTTCGACTGCACCGCCGTGCCCCCCAACCTCGTCGAGAGCGCCCTCTTCGGCCACGAGCGCGGCTCGTTCACCGGCGCCACCGAGGCGCGCCGCGGCGTGTTCGAGGAGGCCCACGGCGGCACGCTCTTGCTCGACGAGATCGGCGATCTCGAGCTGCCCCTGCAGGCCAAGCTCCTGCGCGCGCTCGAGCGCTCGGAGGTGCAGCGCGTGGGATCGAACCGCTGGGTGCGCGTCGACGTCCGCATCCTCGCGGCCACGCGCCGCGACCTCGATCACGAGATCCAGGCCGGGCGCTTCCGCGACGATCTGTTCTACCGGCTCGCCGTCGCGCGCATCGAGCTGCCCCCGCTGCGGCGGCGCGCGGGCGACGTGCTCATCCTGGCGCAGCACTTCTGGCGCCACCTCGCGGGCAAGGACGCGCCCTTTCCGGCCGAGTTCGCGCGCCGCATCGAGGACTACGCGTTCCCGGGCAACGTGCGCGAGCTCCACAACGCCGTGGCGCGTCGCGTGGCCCTGGGCGAGGTCGCGCCCGTCGAGACCAGGCGTCCGGGCGCACCGGCGTCGGGTGTGGCGCCGCCTTCGGGCGGGGATTTCATCGACGACACCCTCGCCCTCGATCTGCCGCTGCCCCGCGCCCGCGAGCGGGTCGTGGAGGAGTTCGAGCGCCGGTACGTCCAGCGCGTGCTCGCGCAGCACAACGGAAACGTGAGTGCGGCCGCCGCGGCCTCGGGCATCGCGCGCCGGTATTTCCAGATCATCAAGTCACGCACCAAGCCTAGCGAGCCCGGCGCGCCGGCGTGA